CCTCCGGGGACGTGTCCTTGCCTCCCTTGGCGAGCTTCTTGAGGTAGCGCTCCACGAACTTGCGGCTGCGGCCGAGCACCTTGCCGGCCTCCGTGTTGTTGCCCCGGGCCTGCTCCACGGCCGCGAGGACGATGGCCTTGGTGATGGCGTCGAGCCTGTCCTTCATCGGAAGTGCCAGGAGCTTGCGCACCATCTGCCCCAGTTCATCCGAGAGCGCGCCTCCCAGCGAGAGCTCGGCGGACTCCAGCGGCAGGTAGAGCTCGAGGGTGTCCACGTCGATGCTCTCGGACTCGGCGAGGATGGCCAGCCGGGTGATGGCGTTGCGCAGCTCACGCACGTTGCCCGGCCAGGGTCGTCGGCTGAGCTGCTCGATGGCCCGCTGGGTGAACTGCATGGGCCGGTGCTGCCGGGCGGCGAAGTGCTGGACGAGCGCCGGGATGTCCTCTCGATGATCCGACAGCGGCGGCACGAGGATGCGCAGCACGTTGAGCCGGTGGAAGAGATCCTCCCGGAAGAGCTTCTCCCGGACCCGCTCCTTGAGGTCGACATGCGTCGCGGCGACGATCCTCCCCTGGAAGAGCTGCTCGCGCGCCGTGGGGCCCACGGGCCGGAAGCGCCGGGTCTCCAGCACGCGCAGCAGCTTCGCCTGGAGCGACAGGCTCAACTCCGCCACCTCGTCCAGGAAGAGCGTGCCCCGCCGCACCAGCGAGAAGTACCCCTCCTTGTCCGTATGGGCGTCCGTGAAGGCCCCGCGCACGTGGCCGAAGAGTTGATCCTCGATCAGCGTCTCGGCGAGCGCGCCACAGTTCACGTCGAAGAAGGGATCCGAGGGGTGGGGGCCGAGCTTGTGGATGGCCTGGGCCACCAGCTCCTTTCCCGAGCCCGTGGGTCCATGGATGAGCACCGGAAACAGCTCCTGGCTGTTGGCCGTGGCCACCCGCTGGATCAGCGCGCGCAGGTTCTGGATGGGCACCGAGGTGCCCACCAGGCCCAGTGTCGTGTCGGCGGGGCCCCTCGCCCGGAGGTCCAGCAACTCCTCCTTGAGTTCGAGCTTGCGGCGCAGGGCATTGAGGATGATCGAGACCCGTTGCTCGAGCTCCGTCTTGAGCACGTAGTCCTCGGCCCCCAACTTCATGGCCTCGCGGACCTCGTGGACCTGGCTGTGCCCGCTCACCACGACGGGCACCGTCTGGTAGCGCTCGCGAAGCTCCTGGATGAGCGTGAGGCCATCCCGGTTGCGGAAGTCCGGCGAGAGCTGCAGGTCGATGAACGCGATGTCGATGAGGACTTCCTCGAGGATCTGCCGAGCTTCCTCCAGCGAGCTGGCCCGGTAGGGG
Above is a window of Cystobacter fuscus DNA encoding:
- a CDS encoding sigma-54-dependent transcriptional regulator; the protein is MNEQQSLRVLIVDDERIALRSFANLLESLGNAVPYRASSLEEARQILEEVLIDIAFIDLQLSPDFRNRDGLTLIQELRERYQTVPVVVSGHSQVHEVREAMKLGAEDYVLKTELEQRVSIILNALRRKLELKEELLDLRARGPADTTLGLVGTSVPIQNLRALIQRVATANSQELFPVLIHGPTGSGKELVAQAIHKLGPHPSDPFFDVNCGALAETLIEDQLFGHVRGAFTDAHTDKEGYFSLVRRGTLFLDEVAELSLSLQAKLLRVLETRRFRPVGPTAREQLFQGRIVAATHVDLKERVREKLFREDLFHRLNVLRILVPPLSDHREDIPALVQHFAARQHRPMQFTQRAIEQLSRRPWPGNVRELRNAITRLAILAESESIDVDTLELYLPLESAELSLGGALSDELGQMVRKLLALPMKDRLDAITKAIVLAAVEQARGNNTEAGKVLGRSRKFVERYLKKLAKGGKDTSPEDEDEEDS